The genomic region GGGTATCCTTGGCCATCTGGAAGTGTGCGACCGGGTGGTGGTCACGGCGATGAGCCTGGTCACCAGCACGATCCGCGAGCCCGGCGAGTATTCGTCGGGTACGCCGCTGATGGACAACCGCAGCTGGCGCAAGAGCGCCGCCCGCTTCAAACAGCTTGATGCCCTGGCCCGAGACATCGGCGGGCGAAACAAGGAACCGCGATGACGTCGATCGAGACCAGCGACACCGACCTGCAGCCCGCGCTGCCGCTCAGCGCGAGCGATATCCAGAAGCTGCTGCCGCATCGGTATCCGTTCCTGCTGATCGATCGCGTGATCGAATTCGAGCGCAACAAGCGCGTGGTCGCCTACAAGAACCTGACCATCAACGAACCCTTCTTCCAGGGCCACTTCCCGGCGCAGCCGGTGATGCCGGGCGTACTGGTGATCGAAGCGCTGGCGCAGGCCGGCGGCGTGCTCTACCAGTTGAGCAAAGGCGCCGCGATCGAGGACAAGGTGTTCTATCTGGTCAAGGTCGAGAATGCCCGCTTCAGCAAGATCATCGTCCCCGGTGATCGCATGACCCTGGAAGTGTCGATCAAGCGCCGCATCCGCAACATGGCCTGGTACAGCGGCACGGCCAGCGTCGACGGCAACGAGGCCGCGCGCGCCGATTTCCTCTGCGCCGAAGCGCAGAACTGAGGCGCGAAGACGATGAGCCGCACCGGCATCAGTCCGCTGGCGCAGATCGACCCCGGTGCACGCATCGGCGCGAACGTGGAGATCGGGCCGTTCACGGTGATCGGTCCAGGCGTCGAGATCGGCGACAACACCCGCATCGGCCCGCACTGCAGCCTGCACGGCCCGACCACGATCGGCCGCGACAATCGCATCCACGGCCACGCCGCGATCGGCGGCGACCCGCAGGACAAGAAATTCGCCGGCGAGCGCACCGCGCTGGCCATCGGCGACGGCAACACCATCCGCGAGTTCGTCACCATCAACCGCGGTACCGGCAGCGGCGGCGGCATCACCCGCATCGGCAACCACAACTGGTTCCTCGCCTACACCCATGTCGCCCACGACTGCCGGGTCGGCGATCATTGCGTGTTCTCGAACAACGCCACGCTCGCCGGCCATGTCGAAGTGGGCGACCACGTGATCCTCAGCGGTTTCACCGGCGTGCACCAGTTCTGCCGGATCGGCGCGCACGCCTTCATCGGCATGGGTGCGTTCGTCAACGGCGATGTGCCGCCGTATCTGATGGTGGCGCAGGAAGACTACGGCCGGCCGCGCGGCATCAACAGCGAAGGTCTCAAGCGCCGCGGTTTCGACAGCGAGCGCGTGGCCGCGATCAAACGCGCCTACCGCGCGCTGTACATGTCCGGCGCGAATCTGGTCGATGCCAAGCAGCAGCTCGCCGCACTGGCCGAATCCAGTGACGACGTGCGCGCGTTCCTCGATTTCATCGAACGCGGCGAACGGCCGCTGTTGCGCTGATCCGCGCATGGGCCTCGCGCCGTGACGGAGCTCCGATGAAGATCGCCCTGGTCGCAGGCGAAGCCTCCGGCGACCAGCTCGGTGCAGGTCTGATCGCCGAATTGCGGATACGCTTCCCCGACGCGGAATTCGCCGGCATCGGCGGCCCGGCGATGCGTGCGGAGGGTTTGGATGCCTGGCACGACAGTCAGGAACTTGCGGTGATGGGGCTGGCCGAAGTGCTGGCGCATCTGCCGCGCCTGCTGCGACTGCGCTGGCGTCTGCGCAAGCGCGTATCGGCCTGGAACCCCGACGTCTTCATCGGCATCGACGCGCCCGATTTCAATCTGGGCGTGGAGAAATGGCTCAAGCATCGCGGCATCCGCACCGTGCACTATGTCAGCCCGTCGGTCTGGGCCTGGCGGGAAGAGCGCGCCGCGAAGATCGGCGAAAGCGCGGACCGCGTGCTCTGCCTGTTCCCGATGGAGCCACCGATCTACGCGAAGCACGCGGTGGACGCGCGTTTCGTCGGCCATCCACTGGCCGATGCGATTCCGCTGGAGCCCGATCGCCGCGCCGCACGGCATGGGCTGGCGGTTCCCGAACACGGACCGGTGCTGGCGCTGCTGCCGGGCAGCCGGCTCGGCGAAATCGCGAGGATGCTGCCCATCTTCCTGGATGCCGCAGACCTGATCGCGCAGCGGATTCCGTCCCTGCTGATCCTGTTGCCGGCGGCGAACGCGCAATGCGCCGCCGCCATCCGCGAACAGTTGCATCTGCAGCCGAAACTCGCGGTGCGCGTGCAGGTGCTGGATGGCGACGCGCAGCGCGCGATGATCGCCAGCGACGTGGTGCTGTTGGCATCGGGCACGGCCGCGCTCGAAGGCATGCTCTGCAAACGGCCGATGGTGGTCGGCCACCGGATTTCGCCCACGACCTACCGCATCGTGACCCGGCTCGGCCTGCTCAAGTCGCGCTTCGTCAGTCTGCCGAACGTGCTGGCGGATGCGCCGCTGGTTCCGGAATTGCTGCAGCACGACTGCACGCCGGACAAGCTGGCCGCCGCCTGCCTGCGCTGGTTCGGCCAACCGGACATGGTGGACGCACTGCTGCCGCGCTTCGTCGATATCCACAGGCAATTGCGCTGCGACGCATCCGCCCGCGCCGCCGATGCGGTGGCCGCATTGATGGTTTCGACACCGGTCGACACCGCGCCTGCCACCATCGCACCATGAGCCGACGCAGAGCTTCGCGCGACGCCGGCCCCGGGACGCTGTTCGGGGGCCGACGGCTTGAAGGCATGCCGACCACGATCGCAGGCACGCCTGCACTGCGGATCGCTGGCGTCGATGAAGCCGGTCGCGGCCCGCTGGCGGGGCCGGTGTCGGTCGCGGCCGTCATCCTCGATCCGCAGCGCCCGATCGAGGGCTTGAACGACTCCAAGAAACTCAGCGAAATGCGGCGCGAAGCGCTCTATCCGCTGATCGTCGAGCGCGCGCTGGCATGGCGGATCGAATTCGTCGAATGCGGCGAGATCGACCGGCTCAACATCCTGCAGGCGACCCTCGTCGGCATGCGCCGCGCGATCGAGGGGCTGTCGCCATCGGCGGACGCCGCACGCATCGATGGCAACCGCCTGCCCCGGGGCCTGCCCTGCCCAGCGGAAGCGCTGGTCGGCGGCGATGCGATCGAGCCGGCGATCATGGCCGCCTCGATCCTCGCGAAAGTCGCGCGCGACCGGCGCATGCGCGAACTGCATGCCCTGCACCCGCAGTACGGTTTCGACCGCAACAAGGGCTATCCCAGCCCGGCGCATCTCACGGCGCTGGTCGCCTACGGGCCGTGCCCGGAGCATCGGCGCAGTTACGCGCCAGTACGGGAAGCCCTGGCCGTTCGCGGCACCCCTGCCCCTGGCCGATAGAGGACCATCCGTCGGCGCACCCCGTGATGGAACGCACGCGCCGGGCCACGGCAGGCGTCCGCAGCCTGGACGATTGATACCATCGATCGGCTGCAGCGCACGTCAGGGCACGCGCGTCGTCCTCCCACAGAGAACGACCGCACGCGCTGCAGTCAGGGGGACGCCCGATCCCGACACTGCACCCATAAGGAGATGAACATGCATCACGTATTCACCCGTACCGCAGCGCTCACTGCCGCACTCGCTGCAACCCTGTCCGCCGGTCTGATGACCCCTACCCCGGCGCAGGCCGCTGTTCCGACCATCACGACCTTCGCCTGCCCGCTGGACAACGGTGGCGGTCGCTTCTACTGCTTCATCGACTACAGCTCCGGCAGCGCGGCCACCGTCGCCTGGTCCGTGTACGGCACCGTCATCAACGATCCTGGACACAGCGACCTCTACGGATATTGCGCGATCAACGACTACCTGACGGTGACCGTCACCGTGACCAACAGCTCAGGCGCGACCTCGCGGACCAGTCGCCGGTTCCGCTGCAACGGTGGCCCGATCATCCTGTAATGGGCCCACCAGAACGTCCATCCGCGAGGGGGCAGAGGCTCCCTCGCGGCCGGTCGCAGGGTCGAAATACGGACGTCAAGCCTTGCCGGAACGTTCCCCGGGCCATAACCTGACGAGCTGCGCTTGCCGGCCCGCCGATGTCCTCCCGCTTCGTCCATCTCCACCTGCACAGCGAGTATTCGCTCGCCGATTCGACGATCCGCATCCCGGAACTCGTCGGCCGCTGCGTGGCGCAAGGGCAGCCGTCGGTGGCGATGACCGACCGCAACAACCTGTTCGCGCTGGTCAAGTTCTACAAGGCTGCAGAAGGTGCGGGCATCAAGCCCATCGCCGGGGCCGACATCAGCGTCGCGGAAGGCGACGAGACGCCCTGGAAGCTGACCCTGCTGTGCCGGGACCGCAGCGGCTACCTGTCGCTGTCGCGGCTGCTCAGCCGGGCGTGGATGGAAGGCCAGCGCCACGACGGGGTGATGGTCCGCCCGCAGTGGCTGCAGGACGCCAACGCCGGGCTGTTCGCGCTCGCCGGTCGCCACAGTCAGGCCGGGCAACTGCTTGCCGGCAATCGCCCCGATCTCGCGCTGCAGTCCTTGGCCGACTGGCAGCGGCATTTCGACGACCGCTTCCATCTCGAACTGACCCGCTGCGGTTTCGAAGCCGAAACCCCGTTCAACGCGTTCGCGCTGCACGCAGCGGCCGAGCGCGGATTGCCGGTCGTCGCCAGCAACGATGTGCGTTTTCTCGACGCCGACGGCTTCGAGGCCCACGAAGCGCGCGTCTGCATCTCGTCCGGGCGTGTCCTCGACGATCCGAAACGCCCGCGCGACTACACCGCACAGCAGTACCTGAAAACGAACGAGGAGATGTCGGCGCTGTTCGCCGACGTGCCGGATGCGATCGACAACGCGGTCGATCTCGCCAAACGCTGCAACCTCGAACTCTCGCTGGGCAAGTACTACCTGCCGGCATTCCCGGTACCGAGCGACCACACGCTCGACAGCTGGATGCGCAAGGAAGCGCGCGACGGTCTCGAAAAACGCCTGCGGAAATATCCGATGGCCGCGGGCCACGATCGCGCCAGCTACGACGCACGCTTGGAAATCGAGCTTGGCGTGATCGTGTCGATGGGCTTCCCGGGCTACTTCCTGATCGTCGCCGACTTCATCAACTGGGGCAAAGCGCAGGGCATCCCGGTCGGTCCCGGCCGCGGCTCCGGCGCCGGTTCGCTGGTCGCATGGGCGCTGGGCATCACCGATCTGGATCCGCTGCCCTACGACCTGCTGTTCGAGCGTTTCCTCAACCCCGAACGCGTGTCGATGCCCGACTTCGACATCGACTTCTGCATGGACCGCCGCGACGAGGTGATCGATTACGTCGCCGCCAAGTACGGTCGCGACCGGGTCAGCCAGATCATCACCTACGGCACGATGTCGGCGAAGGCGGTGGTGCGCGACACCGGTCGCGTCTTGGGCTATCCGTACGGCTTCGTCGACGGCATCGCCAAACTGATTCCGCTGCAGCCGGCCGACCCGCTGTCGCTGGAAGACGTCCTGGGCCGCAGCGAAAAAGCCAGAAAAGACCCGGAACGCGCGATCGGCGAATTCGTCGAGCGCTACAACACCGAAGAGGATTTCCGCGAACTCATCGACCTGGCGCTGGACCTCGAAGACCTGACCCGCAACGCCGGCAAACACGCCGGTGGCGTGGTGATCGCGCCGGATCCGCTGTCGGATTTCTGCCCGCTGTTCGCCGAACACGACGGCCAGGGCGGCGGCAAGAACCCGGTCACCCAGTTCGACAAGGACGACGTCGAAACGATCGGCCTGGTGAAGTTCGACTTCCTCGGCCTGCGCACGCTGACGATCATCGATTGGGCCGTGAAGGCGATCAACGCCGGGAAAGCGGCGGTCGACGCCCTTCTCGACATCACCGATCTGCCGCTCGACGACAAATCGACTTACGAACTGTTCGCGCGCGGCGACACCGTCGCGGTCTTCCAGTTCGAATCGCGGGGCATGCGCGAGCTGCTCAAGCGCGCCAAGCCCGACACCTTCGAAGACATCATCGCGCTCGCCGCGCTGTTCCGCCCCGGCCCGCTGGGCTCGGGGATGGATCGCGAATGGGTGGACCGCAAGCACGGTCGCACCGAGGTCAGCTATCCGCACCCGGCGCTGGAGCCGGTACTGAAGCCGACCTACGGCGTGATCGTGTACCAGGAACAGGTGATGCAGATCGCCCAGGTGCTGGCCGGCTATTCGCTGGGCGGCGCCGACCTGCTGCGCCGCGCGATGGGCAAGAAGAAAGCCGAGGAAATGGCCAAGGAACGCGCCAAGTTCGAGGCGGGATCGGCCGAACGCGGCGTCGATCCGCGCACCGCGACGCAGATCTTCGACCTGATGGAGAAATTCGCCGAGTACGGCTTCAACAAATCGCACTCGGCCGCCTATGCGCTGGTCGCCTATCAGACCGCGTGGCTGAAGGTGCACTACCCGGCCGAATTCATGGCGGCGGTGCTGTCCTCGGACATGGACAACACCGACAAGGTCGTCGGTTTTCTCGACGAAGCGCGGACGCTGGGCCTGCTGGTCATGCCGCCGGACGTGAATGCGTCGGGCTTCATGTTCGAGGCCATGGACGACCATACGATCCGCTACGGCCTGGGTGCCGTGAAAGGCGTCGGCCGCGGCGCCTGTGATGCCATCGCGGAAGAACGCCATCGCGGCGGCGCATACGCCGATCTGCTCGATTTCTGCAAGCGCGTCGACAGCAGCAAGCTCAACCGGCGCACGCTCGAAGCCCTGGTCAGCGCCGGTGCGCTGGATGCGCTGGGCGGCAACCGGCCGTCGCTGTTGCTGCAATTGCCGGAAGTGCTGAAAGCCACCGAGCAGCTGGCGCGCGAACGCGACGCAGGGCAGGTCTCGTTGTTCGGCAGCTTCGCCGAAGCCGCACCGGAGCTGAAACTCGAACTGCCGGAAACGTCGGACTGGCCGCTGTCGCAGAAGCTCGCGGGTGAGCGCGAAACCCTCGGCCATTACCTCAGCGGCCATCCGCTCGACCCTTATCGGGAAGAATTGAACGCGCTGGTCGGCACCGACCTGGGCAAGCTCGATCAGCTGTGGGAAGGGGCGCAGTCTTCACGCGGGCGTGGCCAGCGTGCCGGCGGCGATGCGGACGGCGGTGGTCGCCAATGGCGTGCAGAAGCGACCGTGATTCTCGCCGGCCAAGTGGTCGGCATGCGCAAACGCGGCGACTCCCAGGCATTCGTCCATCTGGAGGACGGCCGTGGACGGATCGAATGCGCCTTCTTCGCCGAGGCATTTTTCGAATACCAGACGCTGCTCACCCGGGACCGGATCCTGGTGATCGAAGGTGGTCTGCGTGAGGACGAATTCAGCGGCGGCTTCTCGCTGCGTGCCCGGCGCTGCTGGGACTACCGCCAGATCTGCGCACAACAGGCACAGCGGCTGTCTCTGCGGCTGGACCTGCGCGAGCCCGGGCTGATGCAGCGGATCGACGGTCTGCTCGCACAACATCGCCCGGGGCCAACGCCATTGCGCTACGACCTGCTGCTTCCGCAAGGCACCGCCGGCACACTCGATCTCAACGGCCCGCAGTCGGTTCGCGTGGAGGCCGACCTGCCGAGCGGGCTGCGTGCGTTGCCCGGCGTACGTACGGTGAAAGTGGCAATGAGCAAGCCTTGGGCCTGATGACTGCCGTGATGACGACCCGGCCGGGTCCGCCTTGCCATGGCGTGTCCATACGCAGTCGTACGGTATTCTCCGGAATCCTCGGCTAGACTTGCGATCCTCTGGTCCACGGCCCATCTCCGCGCATGAATCCGAATTACCTCGACTTCGAAAAGCCGATCGCCGACCTGGAGGCCAAGATCCAGGAACTGCGCCATGCCAGCACTGGCCCCGAGGTCAATATCGACGCCGAAATCCACGCGCTTCAGGACAAGTTGCGCCGGCGCACCGCGCAGATCTTCCGCGACCTCAGCGCCTGGCAGGTTTCGCAGCTGGCACGGCATCCGGCAAGGCCATACACGCTCGACTACCTGCGCGTGATCTGCGACGAGTTCCAGGAACTCGCCGGCGACCGCGCCTTCGCCAACGACAACGCCATCGTCGGCGGCCTGGCCCGTATCGGCGGACGCAGCGTGATGGTCATCGGACACGAGAAAGGCCGCGACACCAAGGCCAAAGTCCGCCGCAATTTCGGCATGCCCAAACCCGAGGGTTATCGCAAGGCGCTGCGCCTGATGAAGATGGCCGAGCGCTTCCGGTTGCCGGTTCTTACCTTCATCGACACCGCCGGCGCATGGCCCGGGATCGATGCCGAGGAGCGCGGACAGTCCGAAGCCATCGCCCGCAACCTGCTGGAAATGTCCGAACTGAAAGTCCCGATCCTCTGCACCGTGATCGGCGAAGGCGGTTCCGGCGGCGCGCTCGCAATCGGCGTCGGGGACCGCACCCTGATGCTCGAATACAGCACCTACTCGGTGATCTCGCCGGAAGGCTGTGCCTCGATCCTGTGGAAAACCGCAGACAAGAAACAGGAGGCCGCGCAGGCGATGGCAATCACCGCAAAGCGCCTGCATGAGCTCGGCCTGATCGACAAGATCGTCCGCGAACCCATCGGCGGCGCGCATCGCAACCCGGTGCAAATGGCGAAACGCCTCAAGCCGATCCTGATCAACGAACTGGATGCGCTGGCAGCGTTGCCGGTCGGTGAACTGCTCGACCTCCGCTATCGCCGCCTGCGCGGCTACGGGGCTTACGAAGCGGCCTGAACGCGAATTCAAGGCTGACAAATCGAACAAAACTTGACTCTGCTCAAGCGCGTCGCGCACCGTCGACAGACGATGACATCGGTTTCCCGCGTACCGCAGCAGGTACCGGGCATTTTCACCGCCGTCAGGAGCCTCGCCAGTGCCCCGTTCCCGCAGCGCCACAGCGCCCCGCAAGCCGAATCCGCCACGCAAGACCCGCGCACGCAAGCTCGCGCAAGTCACGACGGAAGCCAACATCCTTCCGGAGAGCGTGGGCACCGCGGCGATGCCTGTGCTCGAACCCGGTCTTTCCATCGAAGCCGCGCAAAGGATGGATGCGGTACCGCTGACCGACGAAGACAGTACCAGCGCACCGTTACCCGTAGGCTACCCCTACCGCACCCGTCTGCGCCGCGGCGAGTACGAGGCCGAAAAGAAGAGGCTGCAGATCGAATTGTTGAAGGTGCAGAATTGGGTCAAGGCCACGGGCCAGCGCGTCATCATCCTGTTCGAGGGTCGCGATGCCGCAGGCAAGGGTGGCGCCATCAAGCGCTTCACCGAACATCTCAACCCGCGCGGCGCGCGCGTGGTCGCGCTGGAAAAGCCGAACGACCAAGAGCGGGGCCAATGGTATTTCCAGCGTTATATCGAACATCTGCCGACTGCGGGCGAACTCGTGTTCTTCGACCGCAGCTGGTACAACCGCGCCGGTGTCGAACGCGTGATGGGCTTCTGTTCGTCTGCGGAATATCTGGAATTCCTGCGCGAAGCCCCTGAATTCGAACGGATGCTCGTGCGCAGCGGCATCCGTGTCTACAAGTTCTGGTTCTCGGTCAGTCGCGAAGAGCAGTTGCGACGGTTCAAAGCCCGCCGCAACGACCCGCTCAAGCATTGGAAGCTCTCGCCGATCGATCTGGAATCGCTGGATAAATGGTCGGAATACACCGAAGCCAAGAATGCGATGTTTTTCCATACGGACACTGCGGATTCTCCTTGGCTGGTCGTCAAATCCGACGACAAGAAACGGGCGCGACTCAACTGCATGCGTCATTTCCTCGATACCTTGCCATATCCTGGGAAGGACCCGCGCAGCGCACGCAGCGCAGACCCATTGATCGTCGGTGCAGCATCGGATGTATTGATGAACGGCGACGGCCCATGACCTCGACAGCGCCTGAACGGGCGATGCGATTGCCGCGAACGCTTCGATCAACCGGGTGCCCGGACTCACAAGCGTTCGAAGCATCCGGTCCGAAACAAGCCGCGACCGGAAGCAGTTTCAACATGGCGACCGGTCCGTTCCGAGCTGCCACGAATCGAATCGCGCTGCCATCGGCGGCACCCACCGCGGCTTTATCCGGGCGAACCCACGAAATCTCATGTGTCTTGCGTCCGAACTCCACGAACCCACGGTCGGCCGAAAGCAGGGAAATCAAAAAAGCCTGAAAAAAAGCCTTCCAGGGGACTTGGCGTCAGCACGACCTTGGCCTACAGTGCGCAAGTCGGCATATCGTCCGGCCCAGCCACAAATCAACCCCATTCGACGAGGAAATCGAACTCTCATGGCAACCAAAAAGAAACCTGCCGCCAAGAAGGCCGCTGCCAAGCCGGCTACCCCGAAGCCGATCAAGGACGTGATGAGCAAGTCCGCGCTGATCGCCCATATCGCTGGCGCGACGGACGTCGCCGCGAAGGACGTGCGCAGTGTCATGGCTGCTCTCGAGGCGGCCATTCACGCATCGGTCGGCAAGAAAGGGGCTGGCATGTTCGTGTTGCCGGGCGTGCTGAAGATCACTGCCGTCAGCGTTGCCGCCAAGCCGAAGCGCAAGGGCATCAATCCGTTCACCGGTCAGGAAACCACTTTCGCCGCCAAGCCGGCCACCGTGAAGGTCAAGGTCCGTCCGATGAAGAAACTCAAGGACGCCGCCACGGCCTGAGCACCGCAGCCGTACGATGATTCCCGCGGGTTCGCCCGCGATGGAGAAAAAGCCGTATTCCGCAAGGAATACGGCTTTTTTGTGTCTCCCGTTACGACTCACTGCCATGGCCAATGGACCTGTCTCTCCACGCTCCCGCATCACCGACACCCCGAATACCGGTCGAACGCTTACAAGCGGTATCCCCGTCTCTGCACGCTCAACGGTGTACGTCCGTCCCTGCGCGATCGATAGTTTGCGCGGCTACACCTTGGGTACTGCGCACCCCTGAAAGGTGCATCATTGTCAGCCATCCGGCACGAGCGGCGGGCACAACAGTCCACGCTCTTGGCATAAGCTTCCGGTCTCAGCTTCCGACCTGACCCAGGAGTCGCCATCATGACCGGCACGCGCCGCGCTTTCCTGCGCTCCGCTGCACTCTTCTCCGTCGCAGTCTACTTGAGCGGCTGCGCGACCCTGAACGCCGCCAGCGCGCTGCTCGGCAACCAGCTCGTCTTCTCCACACCGCAGTTGCAGGAGTATCTCGACAGGCACTACCCACGCAGATACGACGCGGCAGGCGGGCTTGTCGACCTCACCGTGAGCCAGCCACAGATCTCGATCCCACCGGACAGTTCTCGACTACACCTGGATTTCGACGTGGGTATCGACGGTCTCGGCATGCGTAGCGACAGGCATACCGGGCATTTCGCGATCACCAGCGGTCTGCGCTACGACACCCGCAGCCATGCGCTGTACCTGGAAGAACCCGAGCTGGAATCGGTTCAACTGCCGTTGCTCGGCGACCGGATGACCACGACAGGACGCGAGCTGATCAACGGCTGGCTGCGCGACTATGCGCGCAACGAGCCGGTCTACCGGCTGGAGCAGCGCATGCTCGACACTCTCGGCTCGAGGCGGGTGTCCGGCACCCTGATCCAGGACGGACGTGTGGTCATCAAGCTCGACCGGTAATCGTCGGGACGGCCGTGCAACCTCAGATCCCGTCGCCTTCAGATCTCGAACCGGTAGGACAGCTTCACCAGCAATTGCTCGCTATCGCGGAGGTCGAACGCGCCGCTGAACTCGTCCCGCACCGAATATGGGCCGGCACCAGCGCCGAACAGGGAGCCCCCACGGACGTAAGCCAGATACAGGTACGACAGCGGCGCGAATTCGTAGCGGTAGCGCACCTGGAAGCCGAGATTGCGCAGGGCGAAATCATCGAGCGCATCGTGGCTGCGCACCGGCGTACCGTCAGCCGCGACCCGCCAAGCGCGTTTGGCCTCGGCATCAAGCCCCAGCGCTTCGAGACGGACGCGCAGTTCCTGCTTCGAGCCGATCAACCAGGCGGTGCCTGCGTTGAGGAAAACCTGTTCGGAACCGAACGTACCCAGCAGATCGCCGCCACGCCACAGGGTCAGGTCAGGATTGCGTTGCAATTCCAGGCCGGCGAAGACGCTGAGATTGTCGTTGACGGCGTAGGTTGGCTCAAGGTAGAGCGCCCATGCCCCGCGGTCGATACCGCCGAGTCCTTCGGCGTTGTAGTTCACGCTCCCGTAGAAGGACCAGTGTTTTTTCCTCGGGAAGAAGCGCTCGGCGAACGCATACAGCTTTCCCGGATGATCGACCACGCCGTTGCCCCGGGTGATCAGATCGTCGTGGCCCGGCGTCCAAGCCGCGATCTCGAAGAACTGATTGCCGCCGTCGCGGCGTTCACTGTTGCGGTTGACCGCGAAGGCATTGCCGATATGCACGCCATTATCGTTGCTGCGCCGCGAGGCCGCGACCCGCCACTGGTGGGATGCGTAGGGTGAACTCTCCGGCAGCGACGTGAACCGTCGCGAGATTTCATAACGCGCGTAATTGAAATTGTTGCGATCGAGGAAACCGAAGTCGTTGAGCTGCAGGTCTCCTCCGCTATGCAGCATGTAGAACTGCTGGCGCCAGCCGTCGCCGAGTTCATGGTCGATCCGCACTTGGGCACCGGTATCGCGCACGGTTTCGCCACGCTGGTCGATACTGGAGCCGACGAGATTGGTGCGGATATTCCAGCGCGCGTCCGGTGCCCATTGGTGATCGAAGGAATATACCGTCGCCTCGCGACCGAGGAACGGGCGATTCACCCGCGTCACCATCGCGCCGATGCTCTGCCCCTCGAATCCGCGGGTCGCGCGCAGGGCATAAAAATCGCGACCGACGCTGTCGCCCTCGGTGGCCGCGAACACGCCGTAGCCGAAACCGCCGACACTGCCATTGATCTTGACCGCAGCGGTCACGTCGCCGGAACCGCTGCCGTCGTCGGCGGGCGCGCCGACGCGCCGGGTATAGATCAACTGCTGGGCGTTGCCGAGCGAACCGAACGGCACCTCGAAATAGCCCTGGTTCTCGGTGAAGAACGGGCGTTTGTCGCCGAAGAAGGTTTCGATTGCGCTGAAATTGACGACGATGCCGTCGCTCTCGACTTGACCGAAATCCGGGTTGAGCGTGGCGCTGAGCTGGAACTGGCCGTTGGGCTTCCAGAAGAGGTCGACCCCGGCATCGATGTCCGCCCCGCCATCGATGTTGTCGTACAGCCCGACGATATACGGCGTGACCGCGAGCAGCGACTGGCTGAACTGCGGCACTTCGACCTTCTGCAATGCACTGAGGTAACGCTGCTCGGTGTAACTCACCGCCGGCCACGCCATGCGCTCGCCGGTGTCGCCGACCACACGGTCGAGCGAAAGACCGATCGTGCGGGTGTCGCCGTCGGTACGCCGCATCGGTGCGATATGCCAGGGAATCAGGATCTCGGCGGACCAACTGTCGCCGTCCTCGGACACTGCATGCTGCCAGGCGCCATCCCAGTCGGTATTGAACTGGTTTTCGTTGGCGATCGTGCCATCGCCGATCCCGTCGGACAACGCCAGCATGAAGTTGTAGCCGCTGCGCCCGTCGCCGTCGAAATCGACATAGACATTCACGCGATCGACGTTGCCGTTGTCGTCGCGCTGGAACCGCTGTCGCGTGCGCGGAACATCGCTGGGTTGATGGTTGCGGAACGCGAACGCAAGCCCATCGGCGGTCGCCATGTACCAGGCTTCGGTCGCGTGCCGGCTCGGCTCGCGGGTCAGCGGCTGGGTCATGCGGAAATCGTCGACCCGCTGTGCGCTGGACCATTCCGTGGGATCGACCTTGCCGTCGATGTCGAGGGCGAGCGTCGGCAGAGGCAGCGAGACGACCATCGCGAGAAGCAGTGAACGCATGGCGAGGTCCGGAAGAAACGTGACCGCATCGTGCGGCAGTCGTCCGGTGCGGACGACTGTCTTAAGTCATGGAAACGCCATGCCCGGCGTATC from Lysobacter sp. harbors:
- the ppk2 gene encoding polyphosphate kinase 2; translated protein: MPVLEPGLSIEAAQRMDAVPLTDEDSTSAPLPVGYPYRTRLRRGEYEAEKKRLQIELLKVQNWVKATGQRVIILFEGRDAAGKGGAIKRFTEHLNPRGARVVALEKPNDQERGQWYFQRYIEHLPTAGELVFFDRSWYNRAGVERVMGFCSSAEYLEFLREAPEFERMLVRSGIRVYKFWFSVSREEQLRRFKARRNDPLKHWKLSPIDLESLDKWSEYTEAKNAMFFHTDTADSPWLVVKSDDKKRARLNCMRHFLDTLPYPGKDPRSARSADPLIVGAASDVLMNGDGP
- the dnaE gene encoding DNA polymerase III subunit alpha, translated to MSSRFVHLHLHSEYSLADSTIRIPELVGRCVAQGQPSVAMTDRNNLFALVKFYKAAEGAGIKPIAGADISVAEGDETPWKLTLLCRDRSGYLSLSRLLSRAWMEGQRHDGVMVRPQWLQDANAGLFALAGRHSQAGQLLAGNRPDLALQSLADWQRHFDDRFHLELTRCGFEAETPFNAFALHAAAERGLPVVASNDVRFLDADGFEAHEARVCISSGRVLDDPKRPRDYTAQQYLKTNEEMSALFADVPDAIDNAVDLAKRCNLELSLGKYYLPAFPVPSDHTLDSWMRKEARDGLEKRLRKYPMAAGHDRASYDARLEIELGVIVSMGFPGYFLIVADFINWGKAQGIPVGPGRGSGAGSLVAWALGITDLDPLPYDLLFERFLNPERVSMPDFDIDFCMDRRDEVIDYVAAKYGRDRVSQIITYGTMSAKAVVRDTGRVLGYPYGFVDGIAKLIPLQPADPLSLEDVLGRSEKARKDPERAIGEFVERYNTEEDFRELIDLALDLEDLTRNAGKHAGGVVIAPDPLSDFCPLFAEHDGQGGGKNPVTQFDKDDVETIGLVKFDFLGLRTLTIIDWAVKAINAGKAAVDALLDITDLPLDDKSTYELFARGDTVAVFQFESRGMRELLKRAKPDTFEDIIALAALFRPGPLGSGMDREWVDRKHGRTEVSYPHPALEPVLKPTYGVIVYQEQVMQIAQVLAGYSLGGADLLRRAMGKKKAEEMAKERAKFEAGSAERGVDPRTATQIFDLMEKFAEYGFNKSHSAAYALVAYQTAWLKVHYPAEFMAAVLSSDMDNTDKVVGFLDEARTLGLLVMPPDVNASGFMFEAMDDHTIRYGLGAVKGVGRGACDAIAEERHRGGAYADLLDFCKRVDSSKLNRRTLEALVSAGALDALGGNRPSLLLQLPEVLKATEQLARERDAGQVSLFGSFAEAAPELKLELPETSDWPLSQKLAGERETLGHYLSGHPLDPYREELNALVGTDLGKLDQLWEGAQSSRGRGQRAGGDADGGGRQWRAEATVILAGQVVGMRKRGDSQAFVHLEDGRGRIECAFFAEAFFEYQTLLTRDRILVIEGGLREDEFSGGFSLRARRCWDYRQICAQQAQRLSLRLDLREPGLMQRIDGLLAQHRPGPTPLRYDLLLPQGTAGTLDLNGPQSVRVEADLPSGLRALPGVRTVKVAMSKPWA
- a CDS encoding acetyl-CoA carboxylase carboxyltransferase subunit alpha gives rise to the protein MNPNYLDFEKPIADLEAKIQELRHASTGPEVNIDAEIHALQDKLRRRTAQIFRDLSAWQVSQLARHPARPYTLDYLRVICDEFQELAGDRAFANDNAIVGGLARIGGRSVMVIGHEKGRDTKAKVRRNFGMPKPEGYRKALRLMKMAERFRLPVLTFIDTAGAWPGIDAEERGQSEAIARNLLEMSELKVPILCTVIGEGGSGGALAIGVGDRTLMLEYSTYSVISPEGCASILWKTADKKQEAAQAMAITAKRLHELGLIDKIVREPIGGAHRNPVQMAKRLKPILINELDALAALPVGELLDLRYRRLRGYGAYEAA
- a CDS encoding DNA-binding protein; protein product: MATKKKPAAKKAAAKPATPKPIKDVMSKSALIAHIAGATDVAAKDVRSVMAALEAAIHASVGKKGAGMFVLPGVLKITAVSVAAKPKRKGINPFTGQETTFAAKPATVKVKVRPMKKLKDAATA